The following coding sequences are from one Ramlibacter henchirensis window:
- a CDS encoding NADP-dependent oxidoreductase codes for MTDLSQLSNQQIRLARRPVGTPTGDDWQQTTEPVQAPPAGGLVVKTLALSLDPAMRGWMNEGKSYIAPVGIGEVMRAGGIGRVLASSHPKFAVGDLVSGMLGVQAYAGLTAEQAGRAGLEKIDTRMGSVTQWLNVLGMPGMTAYFGLLDVGQPRPGDTVVVSGAAGAVGQTVGQLARIKGCRVVGIAGGRAKCDWVVGELGFDACIDYKAGNVRAGLKEHCPKGVDIYFDNVGGDILDEVLARLAMHARIVICGAISQYNNTAPVQGPRNYLSLLVHRARMQGMVVFDYAERFPQAVAELAGYLKDGRMKSREDVVRGLENFPEALNRLFTGENFGKLVLQVADEVTGSR; via the coding sequence ATGACCGACCTCAGCCAGCTCAGCAACCAGCAGATCCGCCTGGCGCGCCGCCCCGTGGGCACGCCCACCGGGGACGACTGGCAGCAGACCACCGAGCCGGTGCAGGCGCCGCCTGCGGGCGGCCTCGTGGTCAAGACGCTCGCGCTGTCGCTCGACCCGGCGATGCGCGGCTGGATGAACGAGGGCAAGAGCTACATCGCCCCGGTGGGCATCGGCGAGGTGATGCGCGCAGGCGGCATCGGCCGCGTGCTCGCGTCGTCGCATCCGAAGTTCGCGGTGGGCGACCTGGTCTCGGGGATGCTGGGAGTGCAGGCCTACGCCGGCCTCACGGCGGAGCAGGCGGGGCGCGCCGGGCTGGAGAAGATCGACACCCGGATGGGCAGCGTCACCCAGTGGCTGAACGTGCTGGGCATGCCCGGCATGACGGCGTACTTCGGCCTGCTGGACGTGGGCCAGCCGCGTCCCGGCGACACGGTGGTGGTCTCGGGCGCGGCCGGCGCGGTGGGCCAGACCGTCGGCCAGCTTGCGCGCATCAAGGGCTGCCGCGTGGTGGGCATCGCCGGCGGCCGCGCCAAGTGCGACTGGGTGGTGGGCGAGCTGGGCTTCGACGCCTGCATCGACTACAAGGCCGGCAACGTGCGCGCCGGCCTGAAGGAACACTGCCCCAAGGGCGTGGACATCTATTTCGACAACGTCGGCGGCGACATCCTCGACGAGGTGCTGGCCCGCCTGGCGATGCACGCGCGCATCGTCATCTGCGGCGCGATCAGCCAGTACAACAACACGGCGCCGGTGCAGGGGCCGCGCAACTACCTGTCGCTGCTGGTGCACCGGGCGCGCATGCAGGGCATGGTGGTGTTCGACTACGCCGAGCGTTTCCCGCAGGCCGTGGCCGAACTTGCGGGCTACCTGAAGGACGGACGCATGAAGAGCCGCGAAGACGTCGTGCGCGGGCTCGAGAATTTCCCCGAAGCGCTCAACCGCCTTTTCACCGGCGAGAACTTCGGCAAGCTGGTGCTGCAGGTCGCCGATGAGGTCACCGGCTCGCGATGA
- the egtB gene encoding ergothioneine biosynthesis protein EgtB: MPSLSTAPRSVPGGRDAIAARYAQVRAASLELAATLSPEDQCVQSMPDASPTKWHLAHTSWFFEVVVLGPHAAAYEVFDPAFARLFNSYYESLGPRHPRPQRGLLTRPSLAQVHAYRAHVDAAMQAFAREAGDAAWSAAAPLVELGLQHEQQHQELIATDILHAFSCNPLLPAWRPQEQPPLRLAGKTPALRWLEHPGGAFEIGHPGEGFAFDNETPRHEVLLRPFRLADRPVTCGEYLDFIEDGGYAKPLHWLSDGWAAVQMQGWSAPAYWLAPGDPRAPADHWQVFGPAGVQPLDPATPVSQLSFYEAAAYADWAGARLPTEFEWEAMWDAPGISQMSGHVWQWTRSSYDPYPGFRPLPGAVSEYNGKFMVGQLVLRGGSAFTPPGHARRTYRNFFPPAARWQFSGLRLAKDAA; the protein is encoded by the coding sequence ATGCCCAGCCTGTCCACCGCGCCGCGCTCCGTGCCGGGCGGCCGCGACGCCATCGCGGCCCGCTATGCGCAAGTGCGCGCGGCGAGCCTCGAACTCGCCGCCACCCTGTCGCCCGAAGACCAGTGCGTGCAATCGATGCCGGACGCCAGCCCGACCAAGTGGCACCTGGCGCACACGAGCTGGTTCTTCGAAGTGGTCGTGCTCGGCCCGCACGCCGCGGCCTACGAGGTCTTCGATCCGGCTTTCGCCCGGCTCTTCAACTCGTACTACGAGTCGCTCGGCCCGCGCCATCCCCGGCCGCAGCGCGGGTTGCTGACGCGTCCTTCGCTCGCGCAGGTGCACGCCTATCGCGCGCACGTCGACGCGGCCATGCAAGCCTTCGCGCGCGAGGCCGGTGACGCGGCCTGGAGCGCTGCCGCACCGCTGGTCGAGCTGGGCCTGCAGCACGAGCAGCAGCACCAGGAGCTCATCGCCACCGACATCCTGCATGCGTTCTCGTGCAACCCGCTGCTGCCCGCCTGGAGGCCGCAGGAGCAGCCGCCGTTGCGGCTTGCGGGGAAGACGCCTGCGTTGCGGTGGCTGGAACATCCGGGAGGCGCCTTCGAGATCGGCCACCCGGGCGAGGGCTTCGCCTTCGACAACGAGACGCCACGACACGAGGTGCTGCTGCGGCCGTTCCGGCTGGCCGATCGCCCGGTCACCTGCGGCGAGTACCTGGATTTCATCGAGGACGGCGGCTACGCCAAGCCGCTGCACTGGCTCTCGGACGGCTGGGCTGCGGTGCAGATGCAAGGCTGGTCCGCGCCCGCGTACTGGCTCGCGCCGGGCGACCCGCGGGCACCCGCCGATCACTGGCAGGTGTTCGGCCCGGCCGGCGTGCAGCCGCTCGACCCCGCTACGCCCGTGTCGCAGCTCAGTTTCTACGAGGCCGCCGCCTATGCCGACTGGGCCGGCGCGCGGCTGCCGACCGAATTCGAATGGGAGGCGATGTGGGACGCGCCGGGCATCTCGCAGATGAGCGGCCATGTCTGGCAATGGACGCGCTCTTCCTACGACCCGTACCCCGGTTTCCGGCCGCTGCCGGGCGCCGTGAGCGAATACAACGGCAAGTTCATGGTCGGGCAGCTGGTGCTGCGCGGCGGCAGCGCCTTCACGCCGCCCGGCCATGCGCGCAGGACCTACCGCAATTTCTTCCCGCCGGCCGCGCGCTGGCAGTTCTCCGGCCTGCGGCTGGCGAAGGACGCCGCATGA
- the egtD gene encoding L-histidine N(alpha)-methyltransferase, translating into MIPALLAPAPLRTAVDVETADEAGFLQDLQRALAAPPHSISPKYFYDAEGSRLFDRICELPEYYPTRTERAILSENAADIAREIGTGCDLVEFGAGSCSKVRLLLGDLRPRRYLPIDISSEHLEVSAAELEREHPGLLVLPVAGDYTSTFHLPPALAGAPRVGFFPGSTIGNFTPAEALQFLRGAARMLSGGGLLFGADLVKDPAVLHAAYNDAQGVTAAFNLNLLARANRELGADFDVDAFWHSAFYNAAAGRIEMHLVSRRHQRVALGGECYELDEGLALHTENSYKFTLDGLRRLAVQAGFRPQAVWTDPDRLFSVHWLRAPERE; encoded by the coding sequence ATGATCCCCGCACTGCTGGCGCCCGCCCCGCTGCGCACGGCCGTCGACGTCGAGACCGCTGACGAGGCTGGCTTCCTGCAGGACCTGCAGCGCGCGCTGGCCGCGCCGCCGCATTCGATCTCGCCCAAGTACTTCTACGACGCCGAGGGCTCGCGCCTGTTCGATCGCATCTGCGAGCTGCCCGAGTACTACCCGACCCGAACCGAGCGCGCGATCCTGTCGGAGAACGCCGCCGACATCGCACGCGAGATCGGCACCGGCTGCGATCTGGTGGAGTTCGGCGCCGGGTCCTGCAGCAAGGTGCGGCTGTTGCTGGGCGACCTGCGGCCGCGGCGCTACCTGCCGATCGACATCTCCTCCGAGCATCTCGAAGTGAGCGCGGCCGAGCTGGAGCGCGAACATCCCGGGCTGCTGGTGCTGCCGGTCGCGGGCGACTACACGTCGACCTTCCACCTGCCGCCGGCGCTCGCCGGTGCGCCGCGGGTGGGCTTCTTTCCGGGCTCGACAATCGGCAACTTCACGCCCGCGGAGGCGCTGCAGTTCCTGCGTGGCGCGGCTCGCATGCTGAGCGGCGGCGGCCTGCTGTTCGGCGCCGATCTGGTGAAGGATCCGGCCGTGCTGCACGCGGCCTACAACGACGCGCAGGGCGTCACCGCCGCGTTCAATCTCAACCTGCTCGCGCGCGCCAACCGGGAGCTGGGCGCCGACTTCGACGTCGACGCGTTCTGGCACAGCGCGTTCTACAACGCGGCGGCCGGGCGCATCGAGATGCACCTGGTCAGCCGCAGGCACCAGCGGGTAGCGTTGGGAGGCGAGTGCTACGAACTCGACGAAGGCCTGGCGCTGCACACCGAGAATTCGTACAAGTTCACGCTCGACGGGCTGCGGCGGCTGGCCGTGCAGGCCGGCTTCCGGCCGCAGGCCGTTTGGACCGACCCGGACCGGCTGTTCAGCGTGCACTGGCTGCGGGCGCCTGAGCGCGAGTGA
- a CDS encoding DUF427 domain-containing protein: MKATWNGAVIAQSDDTVVVEGNHYFPESSLKREYVSFSNHKTTCAWKGQASYYSLLVNGEMNIDAVWYYPEPKPEAEMVRGRVAFWKGVKVEP; the protein is encoded by the coding sequence ATGAAGGCCACCTGGAACGGAGCGGTGATCGCGCAAAGCGACGACACCGTGGTCGTCGAAGGCAACCACTATTTCCCGGAGAGCTCGCTCAAACGCGAGTACGTGAGCTTCTCCAATCACAAGACCACCTGCGCATGGAAGGGGCAGGCCAGCTACTACTCGCTGCTGGTCAACGGGGAGATGAACATCGATGCGGTCTGGTACTACCCCGAGCCGAAGCCCGAGGCCGAGATGGTTCGCGGGCGGGTGGCGTTCTGGAAGGGCGTGAAGGTCGAGCCCTGA
- a CDS encoding 2OG-Fe dioxygenase family protein: MVLSPAYSTVSDAALLLRSRGYAVLDAQGVCELAGCELSELVALNASWDDLPPDAYLKDGGRYRRRRHSCFVGESGELVQAAHRAHWQPVEYNALHGGMQRWFEPMRAEVVAAPAWSRLLLALGRLATAVKGGQRWYVEAHQFRIDTTDGIGRPTPEGAHRDGVDLVAVFLLAREGIKGGETRVFEADGPAGQRFTLSEPWSVLLLDDERVVHETTPIQPTGPGGHRDTLVLTYRAGGFQGD, encoded by the coding sequence ATCGTGCTGTCCCCCGCCTATTCCACCGTTTCCGATGCCGCGCTGCTGCTGCGCTCGCGCGGCTATGCCGTGCTCGATGCGCAGGGCGTGTGCGAGTTGGCCGGCTGCGAACTTTCAGAGCTGGTGGCGCTGAACGCTTCGTGGGACGACCTGCCGCCGGACGCCTACCTGAAGGACGGCGGCCGTTACCGGCGCCGCCGCCATTCGTGCTTCGTGGGCGAGAGCGGTGAACTGGTGCAAGCCGCGCACCGCGCCCACTGGCAGCCCGTGGAATACAACGCGCTGCACGGCGGCATGCAGCGCTGGTTCGAGCCGATGCGCGCGGAAGTGGTCGCCGCGCCGGCGTGGTCGCGGCTGCTGCTCGCGCTCGGGCGCCTCGCGACGGCGGTCAAGGGCGGGCAGCGCTGGTACGTCGAGGCGCACCAGTTCCGCATCGACACCACCGACGGCATCGGCCGGCCCACGCCGGAGGGCGCTCACCGCGACGGCGTGGATCTCGTGGCCGTGTTCCTGCTGGCACGCGAAGGCATCAAGGGCGGCGAGACGCGCGTGTTCGAAGCCGACGGTCCGGCGGGCCAGCGCTTCACGCTGTCCGAGCCCTGGAGCGTGCTGCTGCTGGACGACGAGCGCGTGGTGCACGAAACCACGCCGATCCAGCCCACGGGGCCCGGCGGCCACCGGGACACGCTGGTGCTGACGTATCGCGCGGGCGGGTTCCAGGGCGACTGA
- a CDS encoding SDR family NAD(P)-dependent oxidoreductase, producing the protein MNTSAHLTILTGASRGMGLALAEQLIDAGHDLLCISRKTNDALQQRAERAGRKLEQWPQDLARPETAAAKLETWLTAHGSKGLSSVTLINNAGTIPQIAPLAEIPMADLAQALRVDLEAPMVLTGAFLRATAVWPCARKVLNISSGLGRRAMASQAAYCAAKAGMDHFTRCLALEEAQKSNGAKVCSLAPGVIDTEMQVQLRTADASRFPDIGNFQAMKDKGMLSSPDEAASRILKFLGRPGFGENPVADVRD; encoded by the coding sequence ATGAACACCTCCGCCCACCTCACCATCCTCACCGGCGCCTCGCGCGGCATGGGCTTGGCGCTTGCCGAGCAGCTGATCGACGCCGGCCACGACCTGCTGTGCATCTCGCGCAAGACCAACGATGCGCTGCAGCAGCGCGCCGAGCGCGCCGGCCGCAAGCTCGAGCAGTGGCCGCAGGACCTGGCCCGGCCCGAGACCGCCGCCGCGAAGCTGGAGACTTGGCTCACGGCACACGGGTCGAAGGGTTTGTCGAGCGTCACGCTGATCAACAACGCCGGCACCATCCCGCAGATCGCGCCGCTGGCCGAAATCCCCATGGCCGACCTGGCACAGGCGCTGCGCGTGGATCTGGAAGCGCCGATGGTGCTGACCGGCGCGTTCCTGCGCGCGACCGCGGTGTGGCCGTGCGCGCGCAAGGTGCTGAACATCTCTTCGGGCCTGGGTCGCCGCGCGATGGCGTCGCAGGCGGCGTACTGCGCGGCCAAGGCCGGCATGGACCATTTCACGCGCTGCCTCGCGCTGGAGGAGGCGCAGAAGTCGAACGGCGCGAAGGTCTGCTCGCTCGCGCCGGGCGTGATCGATACCGAGATGCAGGTGCAGCTTCGCACCGCCGACGCGAGCCGTTTCCCCGACATCGGCAACTTCCAGGCGATGAAGGACAAGGGGATGCTCAGCTCGCCGGACGAAGCGGCGTCGCGGATCCTGAAGTTCCTCGGGCGGCCCGGCTTCGGCGAGAACCCGGTGGCTGACGTGCGCGACTGA
- a CDS encoding protocatechuate 3,4-dioxygenase, whose product MTHSPTRRATAAALVFAPALLLGARAQAARRPTPSQTEGPFYPVKLPADSDNDLLRNGSRQYAKGLPAWVDGTVVDVQGRPVSGATVEIWQCDEAGHYHHPGDGGRADPDFQGFGRVTVGADGRYRFRTIKPVPYTGRTPHIHLKVRMGQRELLTTQLYVEGEPNNQRDGLWRRMGEEDRRAVTVPFRPAGDGLLQASFPIVLAA is encoded by the coding sequence ATGACCCATTCCCCCACCCGCCGCGCAACGGCCGCCGCCCTCGTGTTCGCGCCGGCCCTGCTGCTGGGCGCGCGAGCCCAGGCCGCGCGCCGGCCGACGCCGTCCCAAACCGAAGGCCCGTTCTATCCGGTGAAGCTGCCGGCCGATAGCGACAACGACCTGCTGCGAAACGGCAGCCGCCAGTACGCCAAGGGCCTGCCCGCCTGGGTCGACGGAACAGTCGTCGACGTTCAGGGCCGGCCCGTCTCCGGCGCCACGGTCGAGATATGGCAGTGCGACGAGGCCGGCCACTACCACCACCCGGGCGACGGTGGGCGCGCAGACCCCGACTTCCAGGGCTTCGGTCGCGTCACCGTGGGGGCGGACGGCCGCTATCGGTTCCGCACGATCAAGCCGGTGCCGTACACCGGGCGCACGCCGCACATCCATCTCAAGGTGCGCATGGGCCAGCGCGAACTGCTGACGACCCAGCTCTACGTGGAGGGCGAACCGAACAACCAGCGCGATGGGCTGTGGCGCAGGATGGGCGAGGAGGACCGGCGCGCGGTGACGGTGCCCTTCCGGCCCGCGGGCGACGGCCTGCTGCAGGCGAGTTTCCCGATCGTGCTCGCCGCCTGA
- a CDS encoding RluA family pseudouridine synthase: MDGLSMRTDGLAARIVHADAHCIVADKPAGLLCVPGRGDDKQDCLSARVQALHPDALIVHRLDMATSGLCVFARGLEMQRRLSEAFARREVRKVYEAIVCGDPGRDEGEIDLPLAADWPNRPKQRVDAQQGKPSLTRWWREGAGPLPGSTRLRLEPVTGRSHQLRVHLLAVGHPILGDTLYAPQPGVSAAPRLLLHARRLELMHPASGEAVAWHSPAPF, from the coding sequence ATGGACGGATTATCGATGCGCACGGATGGGCTGGCTGCGCGCATCGTGCATGCCGATGCTCATTGCATCGTGGCCGACAAACCCGCAGGCCTGCTGTGCGTCCCGGGCCGGGGCGACGACAAGCAGGACTGCCTGTCGGCGCGTGTGCAGGCGCTTCATCCCGACGCGCTCATCGTGCATCGCCTCGACATGGCGACCTCGGGCCTGTGCGTGTTCGCGCGCGGGCTCGAGATGCAGCGCCGATTGAGCGAAGCCTTCGCGCGCCGCGAGGTGCGGAAGGTGTACGAAGCCATCGTGTGCGGCGATCCCGGCCGTGACGAAGGCGAGATCGACCTGCCCCTCGCCGCCGACTGGCCAAACCGCCCCAAGCAGAGGGTCGATGCGCAGCAGGGCAAGCCCAGCCTCACGCGCTGGTGGCGCGAAGGCGCGGGGCCGCTGCCCGGCAGCACGCGGCTGCGGCTCGAGCCCGTCACCGGCCGCTCGCACCAGCTGCGGGTGCACCTGCTGGCGGTCGGTCATCCCATCCTGGGCGACACGCTTTATGCGCCGCAACCCGGGGTCTCCGCAGCGCCGCGGCTGCTGCTGCACGCCCGCCGGCTCGAACTCATGCATCCCGCGTCAGGCGAGGCGGTGGCGTGGCACAGCCCCGCGCCCTTCTGA
- a CDS encoding DMT family protein produces MTALASMPFSLQTIVLLAASNVFMTVAWYGHLKNLAASPWYIAAVISWGIALAEYLLQVPANRIGFQRAGFSVGQLKILQEVITLSVFVPFAIFYLREPFKLDYLWAALCMVGAVYFIFRSA; encoded by the coding sequence ATGACCGCGCTTGCTTCCATGCCCTTTTCGCTGCAGACGATTGTGCTGCTCGCCGCGTCGAACGTTTTCATGACGGTGGCGTGGTACGGCCACCTGAAGAACCTGGCGGCCAGCCCCTGGTACATCGCCGCGGTCATCAGCTGGGGCATCGCGCTGGCCGAATACCTGCTGCAGGTGCCCGCCAACCGCATCGGCTTCCAGCGGGCCGGCTTCTCCGTCGGGCAGCTCAAGATCCTGCAGGAGGTGATCACGCTGTCGGTGTTCGTGCCGTTTGCGATCTTCTACCTGCGAGAGCCGTTCAAGCTCGATTACCTGTGGGCCGCCCTGTGCATGGTGGGCGCGGTCTACTTCATCTTCCGCAGCGCCTGA
- a CDS encoding DUF47 domain-containing protein: protein MLFGKLLPREGNFYEMFNQHAGRVVEAAHAFALLVKNYDDAELREKYNREVDHAERAADRVTHEVNRLIHKTFITPIDRDQIHKLINTMDDVADLLQDSAETMALYDLRRVNEEITRLTDLAVKCVERVREAVALIGSLGDAATAEAALKTCEEIDRLESDSDRVMRAAMSKLFREEPDVREVLKLKAIYELLETITDKCEDVANVIEGIVLEHS from the coding sequence ATGCTGTTCGGCAAGCTCCTCCCCCGCGAAGGCAATTTCTACGAGATGTTCAACCAGCACGCGGGCCGCGTCGTCGAGGCCGCCCATGCCTTCGCGCTGCTGGTGAAGAACTACGACGACGCCGAACTTCGCGAGAAGTACAACCGCGAAGTCGACCACGCCGAACGCGCGGCCGACCGGGTGACGCATGAGGTCAACCGGCTGATCCACAAGACCTTCATCACGCCGATCGACCGGGACCAGATCCACAAGCTGATCAACACCATGGACGACGTGGCCGACCTGCTGCAGGACTCGGCCGAGACCATGGCGCTGTACGACCTGCGGCGCGTCAATGAGGAGATCACGCGCCTGACTGACCTGGCGGTCAAATGCGTCGAGCGTGTGCGCGAAGCCGTCGCGTTGATCGGAAGCCTGGGCGACGCGGCCACGGCGGAAGCGGCGCTCAAGACCTGCGAGGAGATCGACCGGCTGGAGTCCGACTCCGACCGGGTGATGCGCGCGGCGATGAGCAAGCTGTTCCGCGAGGAGCCGGACGTGCGCGAGGTGCTCAAGCTCAAGGCGATCTACGAGCTGCTGGAGACCATCACCGACAAGTGCGAGGACGTCGCGAACGTCATCGAAGGCATCGTGCTCGAGCACTCTTGA
- a CDS encoding inorganic phosphate transporter: protein MEPVQAALWVVIMLVALALAFDFMNGFHDAANSIATVVSTGVLRPTQAVLFAAFFNFVAIFIFQLSVAATVGKGIVEPGVVDTHVVFGALLGAITWNVITWYYGIPSSSSHALIGGIVGAVIAKAGAGSLIAPGILKTVLFIFVSPTLGFLLGSLMMVLVSNVFRRATPSRVDSWFRRLQLVSAGAYSLGHGGNDAQKTIGIIWMLLISTGYIAKGADSPPGWVIVSCYVAIGLGTMFGGWRIVKTMGQKITKLKPVGGFCAETGGALTLFLATGLGIPVSTTHTITGAIVGVGSTQRASAVRWGVAGNIVWAWIFTIPASAFMAAIGYWVSLQIF from the coding sequence ATGGAACCGGTGCAGGCCGCCCTCTGGGTGGTGATCATGCTGGTGGCGCTTGCCCTGGCGTTCGACTTCATGAACGGCTTCCACGATGCGGCGAACTCTATCGCCACCGTCGTGTCCACCGGCGTGCTGCGGCCCACCCAGGCCGTGCTGTTCGCGGCGTTCTTCAACTTCGTCGCGATCTTCATCTTCCAGCTGAGCGTGGCCGCCACGGTGGGCAAGGGCATCGTGGAGCCGGGGGTGGTGGACACGCACGTGGTGTTCGGCGCCTTGCTCGGCGCGATCACCTGGAACGTGATCACCTGGTACTACGGCATCCCCAGCAGCAGCTCGCATGCGCTGATCGGCGGCATCGTCGGTGCGGTGATCGCCAAGGCGGGCGCGGGCTCGCTGATCGCGCCGGGCATCCTCAAGACCGTTCTCTTCATCTTCGTTTCGCCGACGCTGGGATTCCTGCTCGGCTCGCTGATGATGGTGCTGGTCTCGAACGTGTTCCGCCGCGCCACGCCGTCGCGCGTCGACAGCTGGTTCCGCCGCCTGCAGCTGGTCTCGGCCGGCGCCTACAGCCTTGGGCACGGCGGCAACGACGCGCAGAAGACCATCGGCATCATCTGGATGCTGCTGATCTCCACGGGGTACATCGCCAAGGGCGCCGACTCGCCGCCGGGGTGGGTGATCGTGTCCTGTTACGTCGCCATCGGCCTGGGCACCATGTTCGGCGGCTGGCGCATCGTGAAGACGATGGGGCAGAAGATCACCAAGCTCAAGCCCGTCGGCGGCTTCTGCGCGGAGACAGGAGGCGCGCTGACGCTGTTCCTGGCGACGGGGCTGGGGATTCCGGTGTCGACGACGCACACGATCACGGGGGCGATCGTGGGGGTGGGTTCGACTCAGCGGGCCAGCGCGGTGCGGTGGGGGGTTGCCGGGAACATCGTGTGGGCGTGGATCTTCACGATTCCCGCTAGTGCGTTCATGGCGGCGATCGGGTACTGGGTCAGCCTGCAGATCTTCTAA
- a CDS encoding NINE protein: MTKSKTVAAWLAFLGGPFGLHRFYLHGAGDWLGWLLPVPTLVGAYGVLRMWSLGQNDPLSWVLTPVLGFTFAGCCLTAIVYGLKKPEDWNGRFNPGQSPDAKPGRTNWGTVWAIVLALMIGAGVLMASIAISFQGYFNQQVEEGRRISQ; this comes from the coding sequence GTGACGAAAAGCAAGACGGTGGCGGCGTGGCTCGCCTTCCTCGGCGGGCCGTTCGGGCTGCATCGCTTCTACCTGCACGGTGCGGGCGATTGGCTGGGATGGCTGCTGCCTGTGCCCACGCTGGTCGGTGCATACGGTGTGCTGCGCATGTGGTCGCTGGGGCAGAACGATCCGCTCAGCTGGGTGCTCACGCCGGTGCTGGGGTTCACGTTCGCGGGGTGCTGCCTCACCGCGATCGTCTATGGGCTGAAGAAGCCGGAGGATTGGAACGGCCGCTTCAATCCGGGGCAGTCACCGGATGCGAAACCGGGTCGGACGAACTGGGGAACGGTCTGGGCGATCGTGCTGGCGCTGATGATCGGGGCTGGGGTGCTGATGGCGAGCATCGCCATCAGCTTTCAGGGGTACTTCAACCAGCAGGTGGAAGAAGGGCGACGCATCTCGCAGTAG
- a CDS encoding GNAT family N-acetyltransferase produces the protein MSLIRPSTEADLPAITAIYGHHVMHGTGTFETTPPTEHEMAGRRADVLGKGLPFLVAEQDGRVLGYAYCQWFKPRPAYRFSAEDSIYLHRDACGKGVGKQLLAELVAQAESVGVRKLIAVIGDSANAGSIGVHRSLGFASVGTITNCGWKFNRWLDTVLMDKVLGEGSSTPPESP, from the coding sequence ATGAGCCTCATCCGCCCCAGCACGGAAGCCGACCTGCCCGCCATCACCGCCATCTACGGCCACCACGTGATGCATGGCACCGGCACCTTCGAAACCACGCCACCCACCGAGCACGAGATGGCCGGCCGCCGGGCCGACGTGCTCGGCAAGGGCCTGCCCTTCCTCGTGGCTGAGCAGGACGGCCGGGTGCTGGGCTACGCCTACTGCCAGTGGTTCAAGCCGCGGCCGGCGTACCGGTTTTCGGCGGAGGACTCGATCTACCTGCACCGCGACGCCTGCGGCAAAGGCGTCGGCAAGCAGCTGTTGGCGGAACTGGTGGCCCAGGCCGAGTCCGTGGGCGTTCGCAAGCTGATCGCCGTGATCGGCGACTCGGCCAACGCCGGTTCGATCGGCGTGCATCGCTCGCTCGGCTTCGCGTCCGTCGGCACGATCACCAACTGCGGCTGGAAATTCAACCGCTGGCTGGACACGGTGCTGATGGACAAGGTCCTGGGCGAAGGCAGCAGCACGCCGCCCGAATCGCCGTGA
- the rpsP gene encoding 30S ribosomal protein S16, whose translation MVVIRLSRGGAKSRPFFNIVVADKRVRRDGRFIERLGFYNPIAKDNEESIRIAQDRLTYWRGVGAQASPTVERLLQQAAAKAPAAAA comes from the coding sequence ATGGTCGTGATCCGACTCTCGCGCGGCGGTGCCAAGAGCCGTCCGTTCTTCAACATCGTCGTCGCCGACAAGCGCGTGCGCCGCGACGGCCGCTTCATCGAGCGCCTGGGCTTCTACAACCCGATCGCCAAGGACAACGAGGAGAGCATCCGCATCGCGCAGGACCGCCTGACCTACTGGCGCGGCGTCGGCGCCCAGGCTTCCCCGACGGTCGAGCGCCTGCTCCAGCAGGCCGCCGCCAAGGCGCCCGCCGCCGCGGCGTAA
- the rimM gene encoding ribosome maturation factor RimM (Essential for efficient processing of 16S rRNA) yields MTSVGALEQAELPADAVEVGRIHDAWGIKGWFKVLPHSASPEALFSSKRWFLQPPEKAAKPAFSGTVLLRIREAKEHADSIVATAQEVDDRSAAESLKGARVFIPRSSFPTAAEDEYYWVDLLGLQVVNREGVVLGEVRDLMATGPQTVLVVAYEEGGKPAERMIPFVSAYVDAVDLPGRRITVDWQPDY; encoded by the coding sequence GTGACAAGCGTGGGGGCCCTGGAACAGGCAGAACTGCCGGCTGACGCTGTCGAAGTCGGGCGCATCCACGATGCTTGGGGGATCAAGGGCTGGTTCAAGGTCCTGCCCCACAGCGCTTCCCCGGAAGCGCTTTTTTCTTCCAAGCGCTGGTTCCTGCAACCGCCCGAGAAGGCTGCCAAGCCGGCGTTCTCGGGCACGGTCTTGCTGCGCATCCGCGAGGCGAAGGAGCACGCCGACAGCATCGTCGCCACCGCGCAGGAGGTCGACGACCGCAGCGCGGCCGAGTCGCTTAAAGGCGCGCGGGTCTTCATCCCGCGATCGAGCTTCCCCACCGCTGCCGAAGACGAGTACTACTGGGTCGACCTGCTCGGCCTGCAGGTGGTCAACCGGGAAGGTGTCGTGCTCGGCGAAGTGCGAGACCTCATGGCGACCGGGCCGCAGACGGTGCTGGTCGTGGCTTACGAGGAAGGCGGCAAGCCCGCCGAGCGCATGATCCCCTTCGTCTCCGCGTACGTGGACGCAGTCGATTTGCCGGGCCGGCGCATCACGGTGGACTGGCAGCCCGACTACTGA